Proteins co-encoded in one Arachis hypogaea cultivar Tifrunner chromosome 11, arahy.Tifrunner.gnm2.J5K5, whole genome shotgun sequence genomic window:
- the LOC140176217 gene encoding uncharacterized protein: MTDDKLKNLCLIEIEKILNSNARSLRDYQSIPYPEMFDVRLFQNKLIEEELAYDTNELTHTNLYTEQKMTHEQRLVFNEILNAVITDSGGFYFLYGHGGCGKTFIWNGLSSAIRSRGKIVLNVASSGIASLLLLGGRTAHSRFSIPITITDKSTCNIKHDSLKAELLI; encoded by the coding sequence ATGACTGATGACAAATTGAAAAACCTCTGCcttattgagattgagaagataCTCAATAGCAATGCGAGATCTTTAAGAGACTATCAATCAATACCATATCCTGAGATGTTTGATGTTCGCCTTTTTCAGAATAAGCTAATAGAGGAAGAGTTAGCATATGACACAAATGAGTTGACTCATACAAACTTATATACGGAACAAAAGATGACTCATGAGCAAAGGTTAGTATTCAATGAGATACTCAATGCTGTTATTACAGACTCTGGTGGTTTTTACTTCCTTTATGGGCATGGTGGGTGTGGTAAGACATTTATTTGGAATGGACTTTCTTCTGCTATTCGGTCTAGAGGAAAGATTGTTTTAAATGTCGCATCTAGTGGAATTGCGTCTTTACTCCTACTTGGTGGCAGAACAGCTCATTCTAGATTTTCAATACCCATTACAATTACTGATAAATCTACTTGCAATATCAAGCATGACAGTTTGAAGGCTGAGCTGCTCATCTAA